From the Photobacterium sp. GJ3 genome, one window contains:
- a CDS encoding CmpA/NrtA family ABC transporter substrate-binding protein codes for MERGKRKGIAVAVALSLCSLSAQADVGPPEKDELKFGFIKLTDMAPLAVAYENFFFEDEGLYVTLEAQANWKVLLDRVIDGELDGAHMLAGQPIGATIGIGTQADVITAFSMDLNGNAITVANHVWEAMKPNVQRQADGRVRHPVTADLLKPVIASYQAEGKPFNMGMVFPVSTHNYELRYWLAAGGIHPGFYDPAHGDNSGQRQADVLLSVTPPPQMPATLEAATIQGYSVGEPWNQQAVMKGIGVPVITDHDIWRNNPEKVFGVSKSWAEANPNTHIRVVKALIRAAHWLDEGDNANRSQAVQMLARSQYVGADAKVIANSMTGTFEYEKGDQRPAPDFNVFFRYHATYPYYSDAVWTLTQMRRWGQIPQARPDGWYLSVAKRVYRPEIYRQAAEALIAEGKMTPSDFPDFDREDGFRPPQNGFIDQITFDGRQPNAYLDKFAIGLKGDDRL; via the coding sequence ATGGAACGAGGAAAACGAAAGGGAATTGCCGTTGCGGTGGCGCTCAGCCTGTGCTCGCTGTCGGCGCAGGCCGACGTGGGGCCACCGGAGAAAGATGAACTGAAGTTTGGGTTTATCAAACTCACCGATATGGCGCCGCTGGCCGTGGCCTATGAAAACTTCTTTTTTGAAGACGAGGGCCTGTACGTCACCCTGGAAGCACAGGCGAACTGGAAAGTTTTACTGGATCGGGTGATTGACGGCGAGCTGGACGGTGCGCACATGCTCGCCGGACAGCCCATCGGAGCCACCATTGGCATTGGGACTCAGGCCGACGTGATCACCGCTTTCAGCATGGATCTCAACGGCAACGCGATCACGGTGGCGAATCACGTCTGGGAAGCGATGAAGCCGAACGTTCAGCGTCAGGCGGATGGCAGAGTCCGGCATCCGGTGACGGCAGATCTGCTCAAGCCGGTGATCGCGTCGTATCAGGCGGAAGGGAAGCCCTTTAATATGGGCATGGTGTTCCCGGTGTCAACGCATAACTACGAGCTGCGTTACTGGCTGGCAGCCGGCGGAATTCATCCCGGTTTTTATGATCCGGCGCACGGAGATAACAGCGGGCAGCGTCAGGCCGATGTGCTGCTGAGTGTCACCCCGCCGCCGCAAATGCCCGCCACGCTGGAGGCTGCCACCATTCAGGGCTACAGCGTGGGTGAACCCTGGAACCAGCAAGCTGTGATGAAAGGCATTGGTGTGCCCGTGATTACGGATCACGATATCTGGCGCAATAACCCGGAGAAAGTGTTCGGGGTCAGCAAAAGCTGGGCAGAGGCCAATCCCAACACGCATATCCGGGTGGTGAAAGCTTTGATCCGCGCGGCGCACTGGCTGGATGAGGGTGACAATGCCAACCGGTCGCAGGCTGTTCAGATGCTGGCGCGCAGTCAGTATGTCGGAGCGGATGCCAAAGTGATCGCCAACAGCATGACAGGCACCTTTGAGTATGAAAAAGGCGATCAGCGTCCGGCGCCGGATTTCAATGTGTTCTTCCGGTATCACGCCACTTATCCCTATTACAGCGATGCCGTCTGGACGCTGACACAAATGCGGCGCTGGGGCCAGATCCCGCAGGCCAGACCGGATGGCTGGTACCTGTCTGTTGCGAAGCGAGTTTACCGTCCGGAGATCTACCGCCAGGCTGCCGAAGCCCTGATTGCCGAAGGCAAAATGACCCCCTCGGACTTTCCGGATTTTGACCGCGAAGACGGGTTCCGGCCCCCGCAGAATGGCTTCATTGATCAGATCACTTTTGACGGCCGTCAGCCCAATGCGTATCTCGACAAATTCGCCATTGGTCTGAAGGGCGACGACCGCTTGTAA
- a CDS encoding DMT family transporter, with protein sequence MTSDFRPLFFMLASTFSLSVNGLVSKLLSDQISIELLSLLRFAFPALLLMWLMSLTQWAVPDNRKLWQSLAVRAFCVAAAQLCFLFSLSHLSLVETVVLFSTGPLFIPVLEKLLFKTQIQSLTVANLIITFLGVMLMAGSGDGLTMRPELLVGVAAGVFNAGSQVSLYRVSKGTMSAFGLNAWCFTLASLMLVPLVLFTHNHAMLTDSWQQITDLQSMVLPALLLLAICIVNTQVFRVKAYRLVESGSELAPLILTNLMFAFIWQITFFEQSLVWNKVLGVSLIVLAMLMNTFGPVWIRQRHARLSRS encoded by the coding sequence ATGACCTCAGATTTTCGCCCCCTCTTTTTTATGCTGGCTTCCACTTTCAGCCTGTCTGTCAACGGCCTGGTGTCTAAGTTGCTCAGTGACCAGATCAGTATTGAACTCTTGAGTCTGTTACGGTTTGCCTTCCCTGCATTGTTATTGATGTGGCTGATGTCTTTAACGCAGTGGGCCGTGCCAGACAACCGGAAACTCTGGCAATCGCTGGCAGTCCGGGCGTTTTGCGTGGCGGCTGCACAACTGTGTTTTCTTTTTTCACTCAGTCACTTATCGCTGGTTGAAACCGTGGTGTTGTTCAGTACCGGGCCGCTGTTTATTCCTGTGTTAGAAAAACTGTTATTTAAAACTCAGATTCAGTCACTCACCGTGGCGAATCTGATCATCACGTTTCTCGGTGTCATGCTGATGGCGGGCAGTGGTGACGGATTGACGATGCGGCCGGAATTACTGGTGGGCGTCGCTGCAGGTGTGTTTAACGCCGGATCTCAGGTTAGCTTATACCGGGTGAGTAAAGGCACGATGTCAGCGTTCGGCCTTAATGCCTGGTGTTTTACTCTGGCCAGCCTGATGCTAGTCCCGCTGGTACTGTTCACGCATAACCACGCCATGCTGACCGACAGCTGGCAGCAAATCACTGATTTACAGTCCATGGTGTTGCCCGCGTTGCTGCTGCTGGCTATCTGTATTGTGAATACGCAGGTCTTCCGGGTGAAGGCGTACCGGCTGGTTGAATCCGGTTCTGAACTGGCCCCGCTGATCCTCACCAATCTGATGTTCGCTTTTATCTGGCAGATCACCTTCTTTGAGCAGAGTCTGGTCTGGAATAAGGTGCTCGGTGTCAGCCTGATTGTGCTGGCTATGCTGATGAATACCTTTGGTCCGGTCTGGATCCGGCAGCGACATGCTCGTCTGAGTCGCAGCTGA
- a CDS encoding ANTAR domain-containing response regulator: protein MTKSDARQSEQQAAAPRQILVCSDCTREQARLTRELAAHYDDVIGCQFSQLSGVIPQASSRVLVISWARADAELRLLVTQAGSQQWPLVVMIRQLDIHDIERLPAPDGYVLLPGDSATALCVWVERAEQVRARQRRIEREFQTLNRRLEDRRLVEQAKGLLMKQHGLAEAEAYQMLRNAAMQHSQSLGQIAKNVLLRLTRG from the coding sequence ATGACAAAATCAGATGCGCGACAGAGTGAGCAGCAGGCGGCAGCCCCCCGACAGATCCTGGTGTGCAGTGACTGCACCCGCGAACAGGCGAGGCTGACCCGAGAACTGGCAGCGCATTACGACGATGTGATCGGTTGTCAGTTCAGCCAGCTTTCCGGGGTGATCCCACAGGCATCATCGCGGGTGCTGGTGATCAGCTGGGCCAGGGCGGATGCCGAACTTCGTCTGCTGGTGACGCAGGCGGGCAGTCAGCAATGGCCGCTGGTGGTGATGATCCGGCAACTGGACATTCACGATATCGAGCGTTTACCCGCCCCGGACGGTTATGTCCTTCTCCCCGGCGACTCGGCAACGGCGCTGTGTGTCTGGGTGGAAAGGGCCGAACAGGTCAGGGCGCGGCAACGCAGGATTGAGCGAGAGTTTCAGACGCTGAATCGCCGTCTGGAAGACCGGCGGCTGGTGGAGCAGGCAAAAGGGTTGCTGATGAAGCAGCATGGTCTGGCGGAGGCTGAAGCTTATCAGATGCTTCGCAACGCAGCGATGCAGCACAGTCAGTCGCTGGGCCAGATTGCGAAGAACGTGTTGCTCCGGCTGACGCGAGGTTAA
- the cobA gene encoding uroporphyrinogen-III C-methyltransferase, with amino-acid sequence MIPAIRPMAQRPAVSLVGAGPGDPELLTIKALKAIERADVLVYDRLVSEAILKLANPDAVRIHVGKRCGEPSMKQEAINQLLIEQAGTGQYVVRLKGGDPLIFGRGGEEGLALAAAGIPFEFVPGITAAIGCAASASIPLTHREMSRSVTLVTGHVVSGALPAWAQLIGAGQTIVFYMGLEQAREIQSGLTLGGLSTDTPLAVVIKGSTPDEVVHVSTLGKLTKLGQIFKGQSPALLVIGDVVRLRETLNQSLTSDVDSMDTPKEVFFG; translated from the coding sequence ATGATACCAGCGATCAGACCGATGGCACAGCGGCCCGCAGTCAGTCTGGTGGGAGCCGGACCGGGGGATCCGGAGTTACTGACGATCAAAGCACTGAAAGCCATTGAACGGGCAGACGTGCTGGTTTACGACCGGCTGGTCAGTGAAGCGATTCTGAAGCTGGCGAATCCGGACGCGGTACGGATTCATGTCGGCAAACGCTGCGGTGAGCCCAGTATGAAGCAGGAAGCCATCAATCAGCTCCTGATTGAGCAGGCGGGCACGGGGCAATATGTTGTGCGGTTGAAAGGGGGCGATCCGCTGATCTTTGGCCGGGGCGGCGAAGAAGGGCTGGCGCTGGCCGCTGCCGGAATTCCTTTTGAGTTTGTTCCGGGCATTACCGCTGCAATTGGCTGCGCGGCGTCGGCATCTATTCCGCTCACCCATCGCGAAATGTCCCGTTCGGTCACGCTGGTGACCGGGCATGTGGTGTCAGGGGCTTTACCGGCGTGGGCGCAGCTGATCGGCGCCGGGCAGACCATTGTTTTTTATATGGGACTGGAACAGGCGCGGGAAATTCAAAGCGGCCTGACACTGGGCGGGCTGAGCACCGATACCCCGCTGGCTGTCGTCATCAAAGGCAGCACGCCGGACGAAGTGGTGCATGTGTCGACATTGGGCAAGCTCACCAAACTGGGGCAAATCTTCAAGGGACAGTCACCGGCGCTGCTGGTGATTGGCGACGTGGTGCGTCTCCGTGAGACGCTGAATCAATCACTTACGTCAGATGTTGATTCGATGGATACCCCCAAAGAGGTATTTTTTGGTTGA